The DNA segment TCGGGACCGTCGGCCGGCGCGACATCGGCCAGGATCGCGTCGATGCGGCGCCGCGCGAACGCCCGCACCGCCTCCTCGCCGCCGATCTCCCGCAGTTGGCGCATGGCCGCGGACGCCAGGTCATCATAGGAGTGGTCGAGCTTGGCCCGGCCGGCCGCGGTCAGCCGGTAGCGCTTGGCGGGCCGGCCGCGGCCCACCTGCTGCCACGGCGCGGCCGCCGAGGACTCGGCGTCGCCCGCCTCGATCAGCGCGTCCAGATGACGCCGCACCCCGGCGGCCGACAGGCCCAAGCGGGTGCCGATCTCACCGGCGGTGATCGATCCGGACTCGAGCAGCAGGCGCACCACCGCGCGACGGGTGCGACGATCCGGCGCCGAGCCGGGGACGGTCGCAGGGGCGGCCGGGATTTTCACAACACTAGTGTGACGCAATTCCAGCGATCGGTCTACCAAGGGTGCCCTCTGCCCTCTGCGCAGGGTTGCGCTGGTCACATGCTGCGACGGCTACGCTGCTCTGATGGCAGCCCGCCAGCACAGTCTGAGCTCGTCGATCGCCAGCCTGCACGGCGACGAGCAGACGGTGGGCTCGCCGCTGACCGCCACCGAGCTCACCGCGGTTGCGCGTACCCGGCTGTTCGGCGCCACCGGCACCGTCCTGATGGGCATCGGCGCCCTAGGTGCTGGGGCGCGGCCCGTCGTCCAGGACCCCACCTTCGGGGTCCGCCTGCTCAACCTGCCCTCGCGAATCCAGACGGTGTCGCTGACCATGACCACCACCGGGGCGGTCATGATGGCGCTGGCCTGGCTGATGCTGGGCCGGTTCGCGCTGGGCAAGCGGCGGATGTCGCGCGGCGAGCTGGACCGCACCCTGCTGTTGTGGATGCTGCCGCTGCTGATCACGCCGCCGATGTACAGCAAGGACGTCTACTCCTACCTGGCCCAAAGTGAGATCGGCCGGGACGGCCTGGACCCCTATCGGGTGGGTCCGGCCTCCGGCTTGGGACTCGGCCACGTGTTCACGCTGTCGGTGCCCAGCCTGTGGCGGGAGACGCCGGCGCCCTACGGCCCGCTGTTCTTGTGGATCGGCCGCGGAATCTCCGCGCTGACCGGGGACAACATCGTCGCCGCCGTGCTGTGTCACCGATTGGTGGTGTTGATCGGTGTGGCCTTGATCGTGTGGGCCACTCCCAGGCTAGCCGGGCGCTGCGGCGTCGCCGAGGTCAGCGCGCTGTGGCTGGGCGCGGCCAATCCGCTGCTGATCATGCACCTGGTCGCCGGCATCCACAACGAGGCGCTGATGCTCGGGCCGATGCTGGCCGGCGTGGAGTTCGCGTTGCGCGGTGTCGACGCGCCACAACTGTTGCCGGCGTCGTGGCGGTCCATCCGGGATTGGCATCCGCTGGGCATGCTGCTGGCCGGTTCGGTCCTGATCGTGCTGTCATCACAGGTCAAGCTGCCATCGCTGCTGGCGCTGGGCTTCGTCACGATGGCGCTGGCAAACCGCTGGGGCGGCACCCTGCGATCCCTGCTGCTGGTCGGCGGTGCGATGGCGGGGTTGTCGTTGGCGGTGATGGCCGGCGTCGGCTGGGCCAGTGGACTCGGGTTCGGCTGGGTCTACACGCTGGGCACCGCCAACGTGGTGCGCAGTTGGATGTCGCCGCCGACCCTGCTGGCCCTGGGCACCGGCCAGGTGGGCATCCTGCTGCGCCTGGGCGATCACACCACCGCCGTGCTGTCGCTGACCCGCGGCATCGGCGTGCTGATCATCACGGTGCTGGTCTCCTGGCTGCTGCTGGCCGTCTTGCGCGGCCGGCTGCACCCGGTCGGCGGCCTGGGCGTCGCGCTGGCCGTCACGGTGTTGCTGTTTCCCGTCGTGCAGCCCTGGTACCTGCTGTGGGCCATCATCCCGCTGGCCGCCTGGGCGACCCGCACCGGATTCCGGGTGGCGGCGATCGTGGTCACCCTCATCGTCGGCATTTTCGGGCCCACGGCCAACGGCGACCGTTTCGCGCTGTTCCAGATCGTCGACGCCACGCTGGCCAGCGCCATCATCGTGGTGGTGCTCATCGCGCTGACCTACACCCGGTTGCCGTGGCGACCGCTGCCGGCCGAGGACGGCGAACCCGACCGGCAAGCGGTCACCGACGCGCTGCCGGGCCCGCAGACCCGGCGGGCCACCACTCGTCCCAAGGCGGCACCCGACGCCTACGCTGACTCCACGTGAGCTCGGCCCCCAAGGTCCCCGACGTGGTTGTCACGCTGCGCGGGGTGTGCAAGCGATACGGGTCGCTGACGGCCGTCGCCAACCTCGATCTGGACGTGCACGCCGCCGAAGTGATGGCCCTGCTCGGCCCCAACGGCGCGGGGAAGACGACAACCGTCGAGATGTGCGAGGGGTTCGTCCGCCCCGACGCCGGCACCATCACGGTGCTGGGACTCGACCCGATCGCCGACAACGCGAAGCTGCGCGCCCGCATCGGTGTGATGTTGCAGGGCGGCGGCGGCTACCCCGCGGCCCGCGCCGGCGAAATGCTGAACCTGGTGGCGTCCTACGCCGCCGACCCGCTGGATCCCCGGTGGCTGCTGGCCACCCTGGGGCTCACCGACGCCGCCCGCACCACCTATCGACGGCTGTCCGGGGGGCAACAGCAGCGGCTCGCGCTGGCCTGTGCGCTGGTCGGCCGTCCCGAGCTGGTGTTCCTCGACGAGCCCACCGCCGGTCTGGATGCCCACGCCCGGCTGCTGGTGTGGGAGCTGATCGACGCGCTGCGCCGCGACGGCGTGACCGTGGTACTGACCACCCATCAGCTCAAGGAGGCCGAGGAACTCGCCGACCGGCTGGTGATCATCGACCACGGGGTGCCGGTGGCCGCGGGAACACCGGCCGAACTGATGCGCAGCGGCGCCAAGGACCAGGTGCGGTTCACCGCGCCGCCGCGGCTGGACCTGTCGCTGCTGGCCGCCGCGCTGCCGGAGGACTACCAGGCCAGCGAGGTGACGCCGGGCGAGTACCTGGTCGAGGGTCCGGTCGACCCGCAGGTGCTGGCCACGGTCATGGCGTGGTGCGCGCAAATCGACGTGCTGGCCACCGACCTGCGCGTCGAGCAGCGCAGCCTAGAGGATGTGTTCCTGGATCTCACCGGCAGGAGGTTGCGGCCGTGACCCCTGATGCGCCCGACGGCCCACCATTTCCCGCGGGCACCTTCGCCCCGGACCCGCGCCCCAACGCCGTGCCCCGGATGCTGGCCGCGCAGGTCAGCCTGGAATTGAAGCTGCTGTTGCGCAACGGCGAGCAACTGCTGCTGACCATGTTCATCCCGATCACCCTGCTGGTCGGGCTCACCGTGCTGCCGCTCGGCTCGTTCGGCCAGCACCGCGCGGCTACCTTCGTGCCGGTGATCATGGGGTTGGCGGTGGTCTCCACCGCGTTCACCGGGCAGGCCATCGCGGTCGCGTTCGATCGTCGCTACGGAGCCTTGAAACGGCTCGGGGCCACCCCGCTGCCGGTGTGGGGAATCATCGCCGGCAAGTCGCTGGCGGTGGTCGCCGTGGTGTTTCTGCAGGCAATCATGTTGGGCGCCATCGGTTTTGCGCTCGGCTGGCGGCCCCCAGTGGCGGCCCTGTGCCTCGGAGCGGCGGTCATCGCGCTGGGCACCGCGGGCTTTGCGGCGCTCGGTCTGCTGCTCGGCGGCACGCTGCGGGCCGAGATCGTGCTCGCGGTCGCCAACCTGATGTGGTTCGTCTTCGCCGGTTTCGGTGCGCTCACCCTCGAGTCGAACGTGATCCCGACGGCGGTGAAATGGCTTTCCCGGCTGACCCCGTCGGGCGCGCTCACCGAGGCGCTGTCGCAGGCGATGACGCTGTCGGTGGACTGGTTCGGGGTGGTGGTGCTGGCGGTGTGGGGCATGGTGGCGGCGCTGGCCGCGCGGCGCTGGTTCCGGTTCACCTGACCGGCCGCCGACCGGCAGTCCCGTACTACAGCGTGTAGTTTTCAGTGCCTTACGATCGGGCGGTGTCCCCCACTCTGCGTGTCCAGCGGGTCATCGCCGCGGCCGTCATCCTCACCCAGGGCGGCATCGCGGTCACCGGCGCGATCGTGCGGGTCACGGCGTCGGGCCTGGGCTGCCCGACCTGGCCGCAGTGCTTTCCGGGCAGCTTTACCCCGGTGGCGGTCGCCGAGGTGCCGCGCATCCACCAGGCGGTCGAGTTCGGCAACCGGATGGTCACCCTCGCGGTGGCCGTCACCGCCGCGCTGGCCGTGGTGGCGGTCACGGTCGCGCGCCGACGGCCCGAGGTGCGGGTCTACGCGTGGCTGATGCCGGCGTCGACGGTGATCCAGGCCGTCATCGGGGGCGTCACCGTGCGCACCGGGCTGCTGTGGTGGACGGTGGCCATCCACCTGCTCGCCTCGATGACCATGGTGTGGCTGTCGGTGCTGCTCTACGTCAAGATCGGTGAGCCCGACGACGGCGTGGCCCACCGGCGGGTGGCCGGGCCGCTGCGCGCGCTGACCGGGTTGAGCGCGCTGAATCTGGCCGCGGTGCTGGTGACGGGCACGCTGGTGACCGCGGCCGGCCCGCACGCCGGCGACCGCAGCCCCACCCGGACGGTGCCGCGGCTGCGGGTCGCGATCACCACCCTGGTGCACATGCATTCGTCGCTGCTGGTGTCCTATCTCGCGCTGCTGGTCGGCCTCGGGTTCGGGCTGTGGGCGGTGCAAGCCGCCCGGGCGGTCCTGCTGCGGCTGGCCGTGCTGCTCGCCCTGGTTTTCACGCAGGCCGGTGTCGGCACCGCGCAGTACTTCACCGGGGTGCCGGCCGCCCTGGTCGCCATCCACGTGGCCGGCGCCGCGGCGTGCACGGCGGCCACCGCCGCGTTATGGGCGTCGATGCGAAAACGGGCCAAGCCCGAGCCGCTCCAAAGCTGACTGCACGCGCACCGCGAACCTGCGCTGGGCGAGGTCGCGGGTGTCGGCGTCCAACCGACGCCAGCCCAGCGACGGGTCCACCAATTGCAGCTCCAGCAACCGGGGGTTACCCGACCCGTCCGCCACCACATGCGCCCGCGCATACAGCAGCTCCTCGGCGTCGACGCCCACCTGGGCGGCCGCGGCGGCCACCGCGCCGGCGCCCACATCCCAGGCTTCGAAGTCCGGCTCGACCTGACGAAGGGAGTCCTGCTGAACGGTGAACGCGTGCGACGGCTCGCCACCCAGGAAGACCAGCACCGTCTCGGAGGCGGCGTCGGCGGGCTGCACGAAAACGCTGCGGCCACCGGCATGCAGCTCGGCGATGTAGCCGGCGGCCGCCGACCGATCGCGGCCACGCCGCACCCCGGTGCCGATGGTCGGGCCGATGAAGACGGCGCCGCGCCGCGGCAGCCGGGCCCGCGCGCCCGGTGGATACGCATGGCCGGGCACCGTCGGCACGCCCCGCGCCTGCAGGTCGCGCAGGTAGCGCCGGTCGACGTTCCAGGCCACCACGGCCGGGGGGTTCAGCAGGTTCTGCACCGTGGCGGTCCAGGCCAGGAACTCATCGAGCCGCCCGGGGTAGTCGTGGGTGGCCCGCAGGATCACCAGATGCGCGCGGCCAACGTCCGGGTGGTCCCAGGACAGCCAGCGGGCATGCAGCCCGCGCTGGCGCAGCGCGGCGACCAGTCCCTCGTCGTCGTCGTCACCGGCCACCCGCTCCGGACAGCCCGCCAACACGATGCGCGGATGGAAGACGTCCGGCCGGGCGAGCTTCATGGTCGGGCATGATATCCAGATGCACGCAATCGAAGTCAGCGAAACCGGCGGCCCGGAGGTGCTGCGCCACACCGACGTGTCCGAGCCCAAACCCGGCCACGGTGAGCTGTTGATCAAGGCCGAGGCCATCGGCGTGAACTTCATCGACACCTACTTCCGCACCGGGCAGTATCCGCGCCCGCTGCCGTTCGTCCCAGGCTCCGAGGTGTGCGGGACGGTGGCGGCTCTGGGCGAGGGGGGCGACGGCGGCGACATCGGTGTGGGCGACCGGGTGGTCAGCGCCTCGGCGAACGGCGCCTATGCCGAATTCTGCACGGCGCCAGCGTTTTTGACTGCCAAGGTGCCCGATGGTGTGAGTTCCGAGGTGGCCGCCGCGGTGCTGCTGAAGGGCTTAACCGCGCACTACCTGCTCAAGTCGGTGTACCCGGTGCACAGCGGCGACAGTGTGCTGGTGCATGCCGGCGCCGGTGGCGTCGGGCTGATCCTCACGCAATGGGCCACCCACCTCGGCGTCCGGGTGATCACCACCGTCTCGACCGCGGACAAGGAGCGGCTGTCCCGGCAGGCCGGCGCCGCCGAGGTGCTCCCCTACCCGGACGACGCCTACCAGTTCGGCCAGCGGGTTCGGGCCCTCACCGGAGGCGCGGGGGTGGCGGCGGTGTACGACGGGGTCGGGGCGACGACGTTCGACGCCAGCCTGGCCAGCCTGGCCGTCCGCGGGACGCTGGCCCTGTTCGGCGCCTCCAGCGGACCCGTTCCCCCGGTCGATCCGCAGCGCCTCAACTACGCCGGGTCGGTGTACCTCACCAGGCCCTCGCTGGCCCACTTCATCCGCACCGGCGAGGAATTCGGCTGGCGGGCCGCCGAGCTGTTCGACGTGCTCGGCAGCGGGGCCGTCACCGTCGACGTCGGCGGGCGCTATCGGCTGTCCGACGCGGCGCGCGCCCACCAAGACCTGGAAGGCCGCAAGACCACCGGCTCGATCGTGCTGGTTCCGTAGTCGGCGACCGAGTCGAGGTCAGCCGTCGGATCACAACACGGTCGGCAGCGCGATCGCCGAATCCACCGCCAGCGCGCAGAACACCGTCGCCAGGTAGTTGTTCGACTGGAAAAACAGCCGCAACGGCTTCACCGGTTCACCGGCGCAGACCCCGGCATAGAGCTGGTGGGCCATCGCCAGAAACCAGACCCCGGCCACCAGGGCCACCGCGGCATACAGCCACCCGGCCGCCAACGCGAGGACCAGCGTGGCCAACACGGTCAGCCAGGTGTAGATCAGGATCCGCTTGGTCACCTCGCGCTCGGTCGCCACGGCCGGCAGCATCGGCACACCGGCGACTTGGTAGTCCTGCTTGTACCGCATCGCCAATGCCCAGGTGTGCGGAGGCGTCCAGAAGAAGATGACCGCGAACATCGCCAGCGCCGGCCAGGCAATGCCGCCGGTGATCGCCGACCAACCGATCATCACCGGCATGCAGCCGGCCGCGCCGCCCCACACCACGTTTTGCGAGGTGCGCCGCTTGAGCAGCAGGGTATAGACGAGCACGTAGAACGCGACGGTGGCGACGGCGAGCAGCCCCGATAGCAGGTTGGTCGTCCACCACAACCAGCAGAACGAGCCCACACTCAGCATCAGGCCGAGGGCCAGCGCGTTTCGGGTTGGCACTGCGGCGCGCGCCAGCGGTCGACGCGCGGTCCGCTGCATCACCTTGTCGATATCGGCGTCGGCCACACAGTTGAGCGTGTTGGCGCCGCCGGCGGCCATCATCCCGCCGACAAGCGTGTTCAGCATCAGGAGCGGGTGAACGGTGCCGCGGTTCGCAAGCAGCATCGCCGGGATCGCGGTGACCACCAGCAGCTCAATGACCCGCGGTTTGGTCAACGCCAGGTAGGCCAGCGCCGTCCGGGTTATCCGGCCAGGTGTTCGGCTCGGCGCGACGAGCCCGCGAACGCTCACGCATAAACTCCTCGGGAATCGCAGCCGCGCGCAGCTTCTACTACGGACGATGGTAGACCGCGGGACCACAGCCGTAGGGCCGCAGGGTCGATTGGCACAGATTTTTGTCAAGGGTTCGCGGGTCGACGCGCTCCCTTTCACCGCGGGCAGTTCCAGCCCACCTCGTCGCCGGACTAGGGTGAGCATTGATCATTTCGATGACCCAAGGACTGAATTTGTGACCACACTCGAAGAGATCTCCGCGCTTACCGAACCGCGCCATCCCGACGACTGGACCGAGATCGATTCGGCTGCGGTCGACACCATCCGGGTGCTGGCCGCCGACGCCGTCCAAAAGGTCGGCAACGGCCACCCCGGGACGGCGATGAGCCTGGCCCCGTTGGCGTACACGCTGTTTCAGCGGGTGATGCGGCACGATCCCAGCGACACCGGTTGGCTGGGCCGCGACCGGTTCGTGCTGTCGGCCGGGCACAGCAGCCTGACCCTCTACATCCAGCTCTACCTCGGCGGCTTCGGCCTGGAACTGTCCGACATCGAGTCGCTGCGCACCTGGGGATCTAAGACCCCCGGGCACCCGGAGTTTCGCCACACCAGGGGCGTGGAGATCACCACCGGCCCACTAGGCCAGGGTCTGGCGTCCGCGGTCGGGATGGCGATGGCCTCGCGCTACGAGCGCGGCCTGTTGGATCCGGACGCCGAGCCGGGGACCAGCCCGTTCGACCACTACATCTACGTCATCGCCTCCGACGGCGACATCGAAGAGGGGGTCACCTCGGAGGCGTCGTCGCTGGCGGCGGTCCAACAGCTGGGCAACCTCATCGTGTTCTACGACCGCAACCAGATCTCGATCGAGGACGACACCAACATCGCGCTGTGTGAGGACACCGCCGCCCGATACCGCGCGTACGGCTGGCACGTGCAGGAGGTAGAGGGCGGCGAGAACGTCGTCGGCATCGAGGAGGCCATCGCCAACGCCAAGGCCGTCACCGACCGGCCCTCGTTCATCTCGCTGCGCACCGTCATCGGCTATCCCGCGCCGAACCTGATGGACACCGGCAAGGCGCACGGCGCGGCCCTGGGTGACGACGAGGTGGCCGCCGTCAAGCGAATCCTCGGCTTCGACCCGGACAAGACGTTCGAGGTCCGCGGGGACGTCCTCACCCACACCCGAGGGCTGGTGGCCCGCGGCAAACAGGCCCACGACCGCTGGCAGCTCGAATTCGACAGCTGGGCGCGGCGCGAACCCGAACGCAAGGCGCTGCTGGACCGGCTGCTCGCGCAGAAGTTGCCCGACGGCTGGGACGCCGACCTGCCGCGCTGGGAACCGGGGTCCAAGGCGCTGGCCACCCGCGCGGCCTCGGGTGCGGTGCTGGCCGCCGTCGGGCCGAAACTGCCCGAGCTCTGGGGCGGTTCGGCCGACCTGGCCGGCAGCAACAACACCACCATCAAGGGGGCCGATTCCTTTGGCCCGCCGTCGATTTCGACCAAGGAATACACCGCGCACTGGTACGGCCGCACGCTGCATTTCGGTGTTCGCGAACACGCGATGGCCGCCATCCTGTCCGGCATCGTGCTGCACGGGCCCACCCGGGCCTACGGCGGCACGTTTTTGCAGTTCTCCGACTACATGCGCCCGGCGGTGCGGTTGGCCGCGCTGATGGACATCGACACCATCTACGTGTGGACGCACGATTCGATCGGCCTCGGCGAGGACGGCCCGACCCACCAGCCGATCGAGCATCTTGCGGCACTGCGCGCCATCCCCCGGCTGTCGGTGGTGCGCCCGGCCGACGCCAACGAGACGGCCTATGCCTGGCGCACGATCCTGGCCCGCGGCAACGGAAGTGGCCCGGTTGGCCTGATCCTGACCCGCCAAGGTGTGCCGGTGCTGGAGGGCACCAG comes from the Mycobacterium shinjukuense genome and includes:
- a CDS encoding helix-turn-helix transcriptional regulator, producing the protein MRRGQRAPLVDRSLELRHTSVVKIPAAPATVPGSAPDRRTRRAVVRLLLESGSITAGEIGTRLGLSAAGVRRHLDALIEAGDAESSAAAPWQQVGRGRPAKRYRLTAAGRAKLDHSYDDLASAAMRQLREIGGEEAVRAFARRRIDAILADVAPADGPDDAAVEAAAERIAGALTKAGYVATTTRVGGPIHGVQICQHHCPVSHVAEEFPELCEAEQQAMAEVLGTHVQRLATIVNGDCACTTHVPLTPAFSPRPHITSTRGASR
- the mptB gene encoding polyprenol phosphomannose-dependent alpha 1,6 mannosyltransferase MptB, with product MAARQHSLSSSIASLHGDEQTVGSPLTATELTAVARTRLFGATGTVLMGIGALGAGARPVVQDPTFGVRLLNLPSRIQTVSLTMTTTGAVMMALAWLMLGRFALGKRRMSRGELDRTLLLWMLPLLITPPMYSKDVYSYLAQSEIGRDGLDPYRVGPASGLGLGHVFTLSVPSLWRETPAPYGPLFLWIGRGISALTGDNIVAAVLCHRLVVLIGVALIVWATPRLAGRCGVAEVSALWLGAANPLLIMHLVAGIHNEALMLGPMLAGVEFALRGVDAPQLLPASWRSIRDWHPLGMLLAGSVLIVLSSQVKLPSLLALGFVTMALANRWGGTLRSLLLVGGAMAGLSLAVMAGVGWASGLGFGWVYTLGTANVVRSWMSPPTLLALGTGQVGILLRLGDHTTAVLSLTRGIGVLIITVLVSWLLLAVLRGRLHPVGGLGVALAVTVLLFPVVQPWYLLWAIIPLAAWATRTGFRVAAIVVTLIVGIFGPTANGDRFALFQIVDATLASAIIVVVLIALTYTRLPWRPLPAEDGEPDRQAVTDALPGPQTRRATTRPKAAPDAYADST
- a CDS encoding ABC transporter ATP-binding protein codes for the protein MSSAPKVPDVVVTLRGVCKRYGSLTAVANLDLDVHAAEVMALLGPNGAGKTTTVEMCEGFVRPDAGTITVLGLDPIADNAKLRARIGVMLQGGGGYPAARAGEMLNLVASYAADPLDPRWLLATLGLTDAARTTYRRLSGGQQQRLALACALVGRPELVFLDEPTAGLDAHARLLVWELIDALRRDGVTVVLTTHQLKEAEELADRLVIIDHGVPVAAGTPAELMRSGAKDQVRFTAPPRLDLSLLAAALPEDYQASEVTPGEYLVEGPVDPQVLATVMAWCAQIDVLATDLRVEQRSLEDVFLDLTGRRLRP
- a CDS encoding ABC transporter permease: MLAAQVSLELKLLLRNGEQLLLTMFIPITLLVGLTVLPLGSFGQHRAATFVPVIMGLAVVSTAFTGQAIAVAFDRRYGALKRLGATPLPVWGIIAGKSLAVVAVVFLQAIMLGAIGFALGWRPPVAALCLGAAVIALGTAGFAALGLLLGGTLRAEIVLAVANLMWFVFAGFGALTLESNVIPTAVKWLSRLTPSGALTEALSQAMTLSVDWFGVVVLAVWGMVAALAARRWFRFT
- a CDS encoding COX15/CtaA family protein — translated: MPYDRAVSPTLRVQRVIAAAVILTQGGIAVTGAIVRVTASGLGCPTWPQCFPGSFTPVAVAEVPRIHQAVEFGNRMVTLAVAVTAALAVVAVTVARRRPEVRVYAWLMPASTVIQAVIGGVTVRTGLLWWTVAIHLLASMTMVWLSVLLYVKIGEPDDGVAHRRVAGPLRALTGLSALNLAAVLVTGTLVTAAGPHAGDRSPTRTVPRLRVAITTLVHMHSSLLVSYLALLVGLGFGLWAVQAARAVLLRLAVLLALVFTQAGVGTAQYFTGVPAALVAIHVAGAAACTAATAALWASMRKRAKPEPLQS
- a CDS encoding quinone oxidoreductase family protein, producing MHAIEVSETGGPEVLRHTDVSEPKPGHGELLIKAEAIGVNFIDTYFRTGQYPRPLPFVPGSEVCGTVAALGEGGDGGDIGVGDRVVSASANGAYAEFCTAPAFLTAKVPDGVSSEVAAAVLLKGLTAHYLLKSVYPVHSGDSVLVHAGAGGVGLILTQWATHLGVRVITTVSTADKERLSRQAGAAEVLPYPDDAYQFGQRVRALTGGAGVAAVYDGVGATTFDASLASLAVRGTLALFGASSGPVPPVDPQRLNYAGSVYLTRPSLAHFIRTGEEFGWRAAELFDVLGSGAVTVDVGGRYRLSDAARAHQDLEGRKTTGSIVLVP
- a CDS encoding heme o synthase yields the protein MSVRGLVAPSRTPGRITRTALAYLALTKPRVIELLVVTAIPAMLLANRGTVHPLLMLNTLVGGMMAAGGANTLNCVADADIDKVMQRTARRPLARAAVPTRNALALGLMLSVGSFCWLWWTTNLLSGLLAVATVAFYVLVYTLLLKRRTSQNVVWGGAAGCMPVMIGWSAITGGIAWPALAMFAVIFFWTPPHTWALAMRYKQDYQVAGVPMLPAVATEREVTKRILIYTWLTVLATLVLALAAGWLYAAVALVAGVWFLAMAHQLYAGVCAGEPVKPLRLFFQSNNYLATVFCALAVDSAIALPTVL
- the tkt gene encoding transketolase — protein: MTTLEEISALTEPRHPDDWTEIDSAAVDTIRVLAADAVQKVGNGHPGTAMSLAPLAYTLFQRVMRHDPSDTGWLGRDRFVLSAGHSSLTLYIQLYLGGFGLELSDIESLRTWGSKTPGHPEFRHTRGVEITTGPLGQGLASAVGMAMASRYERGLLDPDAEPGTSPFDHYIYVIASDGDIEEGVTSEASSLAAVQQLGNLIVFYDRNQISIEDDTNIALCEDTAARYRAYGWHVQEVEGGENVVGIEEAIANAKAVTDRPSFISLRTVIGYPAPNLMDTGKAHGAALGDDEVAAVKRILGFDPDKTFEVRGDVLTHTRGLVARGKQAHDRWQLEFDSWARREPERKALLDRLLAQKLPDGWDADLPRWEPGSKALATRAASGAVLAAVGPKLPELWGGSADLAGSNNTTIKGADSFGPPSISTKEYTAHWYGRTLHFGVREHAMAAILSGIVLHGPTRAYGGTFLQFSDYMRPAVRLAALMDIDTIYVWTHDSIGLGEDGPTHQPIEHLAALRAIPRLSVVRPADANETAYAWRTILARGNGSGPVGLILTRQGVPVLEGTSAEGVARGGYVLSDGGLEPGEDPDVVLIATGSEVQLAVTAQKLLADKDIIARVVSMPCVEWFESQPDEYRDAVLPPAVSARVAVEAGVAQCWHKLVGDTGEIVSIEHYGASADYQTLFREYGFTAEAVAAAAEQALDN